The DNA segment ttgatcttaccacCTTGGTTAAGGATATGAAGTAGGCCACTCAGCAAAAGGCCACCTTAAAGACACTCTAACTTCTATAACAAcattacaaacttcaaagcaaactatACATTTTTCTACATGAAACATACGTACTAAGACTAGTGGAGAAGAAACTTCattcatcttcaacaatctccccctgtttgatggagacaaatccccattgCTAAGCATTTCTTTGGAGGAAGGTTGTAAACAAAAGAATGTTACATGCACTACAAATCTAGAATCTACAGAGAAAAATTCAAGTAGTAAGTCATAACAAATTTAAAGATTTGTACCTTCCTGCAACTAAAACCTGCATACACTTGCAGAAGCAATCTGCATGagctattcttctccccctttggattcatcacaCAATATCCATACATGACagttcaaaaataaaaacaccATAAAATGCTATTACAATccagaaaacaaaacacaacCAGTGTAGAAAATTGAAAAGCAGATTGTTCAACAGGACATATAAGTGAAAGATTTGAAGAAGGATCACTTGTGCTTGTAGTAAAGTTCTGCTAGTTGCTCCTGGACACCTTCAATTTGATATTCTAGGTGTTGAAACCTAGCTTGAGTCATTTCAAAGTATGTCTTTTGATCATCTGTGAGTGTATCAAGTCTTGAAGAGCTTGTCTTTCAAACATTGATAGAGGTTCACCTCTATACTCAGGTGCTTGATATGCAACCAGAGCATTAAAATTTTTGGCAGCAACATCCTCATTCATAAATGAATGGACTGGTGATTCCTCCCTATAATGCATAGATGGTTGAGGTAGTGATTCTACCCTATGTGATTATGAGTGACGCATCTCATAGCATGATGCCTCTACAGCCTGCACACCAgcatcatcttcttctgcatTGCTCAGATTGGAAGCTCTATTTTCCATCCTTGGAGTAGCAATTCTGTGAAATACCCATGTGTTTTCTTCCTTTTGAAAACCCATCTTGATGAGAGTAGAATTATCTATCTCACTTGCTGCTTTGATAgtgtcatttctttcatttgtagtatccacttcaaaatagtcAATTAGTTTGGATACAAATATTGCATATGAAAAGCGATAATCAGGGAGCCTTTTTGATTTGACCATATGTTCCACCATAGTACTCACCTAATTTACCTTGATTTGATACATTATGCAGTAAAGCAATATCAAATCTTCTTCATGAAGAACAACATGATTGCTACCTCTAGGAGTGAGTTGCCATGCAATGATGTGAGCTAAAAGTCTTGGAATCATAATCAAATTACTTGAATGAAATCTGACCTCTTGTTCAGTAGGATTTCTCACACAGCTTCGATAAAATTGCATCTTGCTGAACTCTTGAATCCTAGTAGTATTTCCTTTACTCACTTTCAGTCTTGAGTACTTAATTCCAACAATGTTGCTCCAGACCTCTTTGGTGATTTTCAGCTTCACTCTTTTCACATAGGAAACAAGATTCTTGCCATCTTGAGTAAGGTTACTATAAAACACCTTCACTAggtctggatagacatttccagtcatttccAAGAAGTGTTTCAACCTTGATGCTTGAGGAAGGCTCTAGTTTCTGTCAAATTTTCACTCTTCAGCCATGAAAATTCCAGCACTTTGCGTATGTTGAtttgcttcctgcttgtctcatgtACGAACTTTGCCATTGCTTAAGAATCCCGAGAAAACCAATTTTCTAGAATACCTTGGCTGTTGTTAGGTTGCTATCAGGATTTCTTCCTTCTGTGTGAAGAATATGccattttttaatatgttttttctgCACCTATTTAACAAGATATGTTACTAGTTAGAAAGAATGTTAGTGCAAAATTTATATGATAGAAGATAAAGCTAACAGAGTAGAGAATGTAAACCTGAACAACTTGTAGCAAAGAAGGAAAATGTGAGAAAGAATTGTTTTAAACCCAACTTTTTATAGAAGAACATATTAGATTTCAGAATTTATTGGTTTGAAAAACAGAATCATGAAAACAGGTGTAGTACAGATTTGATTTTCTTTAGTACAGAGGAGTGCAATTTTGGGTTATGCAAGAATATATTGAAAACATGTTTCAAATATCAAGTCAAATCTGTTGCATAATCAATGTATCAAATCAGTTAGGATTTCCACATATCAATGTCATAAACCTTCTGGTCAATAACCATAAAAGCAATCAATGGTCAAAGAGAGAGAAATAATTATTTCTCTTTTCCTAGTCATAATTGTGATTCTGAAATAGGAAAATCAACACGTTAAAGCAtgaaacaacaaatttaaatatttactgTAGTGAACAATTTATGCTAATAATTCCCAATTCATTTAGTAGAAAgtaaaacctatctttagcaagGGGTTTAGTAAACAAGTTagccaattgaaattcagtaccaatgaatttgatatcacatgttccattagctatatgttctcttagaaaatgatgtctaatttcaatatgtttagtcctAGAATGCATAACAAGATTCTTAGACAAATTTATGGCACTAATGTTATCATAATGAATAGGTATTTTGTTTAAGAGAATTCCAAATTCACTTAGTTGTTGCCTTAGCCATAgagtttgagcacaacaacttctagCTGCTATGTATTCAACCTCTGCTGTAGAAAGAGCAACACACGCTTGTTTCTTACAATGCCAAGaaattagacttgatccaagcatgtggtaagttccacttgtgcttttcctgtCAATCTTGCATCCTGCAAAGTCTGGATATGAAAAACCAGTTAAATTCAAGGAAACATGTTTGGATACCATAGTCCAATATCTTTGGTTCCTTGCAAGTATTTCAGGATTCTTTtggctgcattgtagtgtgattcctttggatctgATTGATATCTGGCACATATACATACAACAAAGATAATATCGGGTCTAatagcagttaagtataataaaGAATCAATTAACCCCCTGTATTTtgattgatccactgattttcctacATGATCCTGATCTAGTTGACAACTTGTTGGGATTggagtgttgattgctttgcatttgTCCATCTCAAACTTCCTAAGCAATTCCTTGCAGTACTTTGCTTGAATTATGaagattccatccttgagttgtttaacTTGCAAACCAAGAAAGTAATTAATTTCCCCCAACATGGACATCTCGAATTCGCATTTCATTACTTCTACAAATGCTTCACACaactcttcatttgtggatcaaaaaatgatgtcatccacatagaattgcacaagtataatgtcttatcttttcttctttatgaacaAGGTTCTATCAGAGGTGCCTCGGTCATAAccttgagagagcagaaatCAGTTATCTTTTCATACCATTGTTTAGGTGCCTGCTTAAGTCCATAGAGTGCCTTCTTGAGCTTGAACACGTGCTCTAGATGTTTGTAGTCTTCAAATCCTGGAGGCTGAGAAACAAAAACTTCTTCATTAATATATCCATTTAAGAATGCACTatttacatccatttggaataaCTTGAATCCTTTTATGCTGAAAAATGCTAAGAGAAGTCTAACAACTTCTGgtcgtgctactggtgcataagtttcttcaaaatccattccctcttcttggttGTAGCCCTTAGCAACCAGCCTTGCCTTGTTTATGGTGATagccccatgttcatccatcttatTTTTGTACACCcataagaagcagtgtatacTGCATCTGCCCATAAATATTTTGGTAGGTTggattcatttaacatggtcctagctaactcctcaagtgatctattcttcctttcaactacaccattttgttggggagttTTAGAGGATGAATAACTATGTAttatcccatgtttttcacaaaacctatcaaaattttcatttttgaaactctcctccatgatcactgcGAATCTGTTTTATGCTATTATCACtttcattttgcagaacctTGGCCAGTTTCTTAAAAGCTTTGTATGCATCACCTTTAGAAGCAAGAAAAAGAGTCCAGGTATATcttgagaaatcatcaacaattacCAAAGCATAGAAGTTTCCAGCTAAACTAGCAGTCCTTGAaggtccaaacaaatccatatgcaGAATATCCAAGGTCTTATTTGTAGAAatcatattttttgttttaaaagaagttcTTGTTTATTTaccctttacacaagcatcacacaatctgttatcttgaaattttatatttggtAAACCAAAAACAAGATccttagatttcaatttattcaaattgATTTGTATGGATATGAGCTAACCTCTTGTGCCACTGCcaagactcacaattttttGATAAGAGACATTCATTTTCAGAGCAATTGTTCATGATATCTAATAGATAAATATTATTTACCCTTTTACCTGTGAAAAACGCCTTACCAGAGGTTTCATATAAAATTACACATTTGTTGGCTTCAAAGTTAACCTTGTAGCCCTTGCCACATAATTGGCTAATACTCAACAAGTTGTGCTTTAGTCCTTCGACATATAGGACATTTTCTGTTGTGGTTGAATTTCCAGTTCCAACATTCcctcttccaagaatccttcctcggttattatctccatatgtgacatgccctttaGCTTTAAGTTTCAGACTTGTGAACTGAGTCAAATCACCAGTCATGTTCTTTGAGCATCCATTATCTAAGTACCACTCGTTTTTcctgttgtttttctgcaaaacaaGATTAACACATATGGTACCTCtttttagtctagggtccagcagGATTAATACTTTTCCTTAGGAAgtcatttggccaatcctttaggaacaaggtactttctagctttacatgttctagagaTATGTCCAGATTTCATATAGTAAAAGCAATAGACAAAATGAATTGTATTTGAActgttaaaagaagaaaaacatgttTTAGAAGGAACAAAAATCTGGATAGCTTTTTAACATTGTTCTTTCTTCTAGGATTATATCTTAgcccatttttattaaaaacaacattctgtgaTCCTAGCagtgtttcaagattttctcttcctttggtgAAATTTGATAAGGATTTCAGCAGatattcaacctgtttttctaGCTTCTTACAATTTTCATAGGTTTTTAtagatgcatgcaaacatgtcaattaAAGATTAACAAcatcagttttagctttgtgtaatTCTTTCTCAAGTGACTTAATTATTCAGTTTGTTACATATGACAACCAATCtctttgcttcatcatgtgtttctttaaagGCAATTAACAAATGATCATaactttcagaatcagtggaaaaatcactcactgaatcagagattggtccttcatcattcaccatgaagcacaaatttgttTCTTCAGTTCTAGTTGAAGAATCACTTGCtgaggagacttcattttcctccTAGGAAATATATGCTCTTTTTCCCCTGCCTTTTTCACCCTTCTTGCTagcaaatttttctttaatttgattgtttggacaataaACTTTTATGTGCTCTGGtttaccacaaccaaagcaGGTAAAATTTGAAGAATTTGATTCATTGGGTTTAGAGTACCTCTTCCTTTGTTGAGTTCTGTCTTAGTTTATCCTTTTTAGGAATCTATTAAACTTTTtggtgagcagactcaaggTCTCATCATGTTTAGGATTCTCCTCCTTCTCACTTGTCTCATGTTGTATGTTAGTCTTCAAGGCAATTCCCTTGGTTTTTCTCTCcattgtttcttgttctttcagtCTTTTGAGCTCTGGTTCATGCTCCATCAATTTCCCAAACAATGCAGCAGTGGACAACTTGGATAAATCTTTGGTTTCAGATATTGTTGTGACCTTAGGCTGTCAGCTTCTGTCAAGACATTTCAACACCTTTATGTTGATCTCTTCCTTGTTAAAAACCTTACCTAgtccagtgaggtgatttataATATGTGTAAACCTTTTCTACACATCTGCCATAGTCTCTTCTTCTAGTTGCATCCTGAAGaattcatactcttggatgagggTATGCTTTCTAGCCCGTTTAACATCATCTGTGCCCTCACGAGTTACCTCTAATatttcccacatctccttagctgagttGTACTGAGACACCCTGAAGAATTCATCCATATTCAAGGTAGATGTGACGATATTCTTTGCTAGAgaatcatattgagccttcttcttttcagtttcattccattgagaccatggcttcatTACTGTTTCtcctttgacaacctgcataggcaCAAAAGTTCCATTGAccattgcatcccaaattcccatgtcaatagattccatgaaaattttcattttaattt comes from the Phaseolus vulgaris cultivar G19833 chromosome 8, P. vulgaris v2.0, whole genome shotgun sequence genome and includes:
- the LOC137825298 gene encoding uncharacterized protein encodes the protein MGIWDAMVNGTFVPMQVVKGETVMKPWSQWNETEKKKAQYDSLAKNIVTSTLNMDEFFRVSQYNSAKEMWEILEVTREGTDDVKRARKHTLIQEYEFFRMQLEEETMADV